The genomic window AACCTCGCACGTTGACACTGTGAAATCGGAGATTCAATCTTGGAAATTCAATCAAATCGTAGTGCATTCCGGGATGATGTGATGGTACAGAAAACTGGCATATAAGTGAAGATTCAAGGTCTCCAAGTAGTTTTTTGTGCACATATGATACCCTCTTTTTCCTGGTAGAAAGTCATTCTGATCTCCCAATGCAGACTTCTGAATATCTCTTCCAATGGATTTAGGATTTCAACTTTGTCGCGTATGATTGTCAACCCTCCTGGCCGTAAGATACGGTCCATCTCAACAACAATCGACACAGGTTGCTTGCACCtgcaaattaatttgttaaaccAATTTGGCCACAGGTCTCACCTAGGTGCATTTGCAACAGCTAATTTACTTACATCTTATTAAGACTTATGGCATACATGTTTTATGAAAAAACTTTGATGCTTATATTATAATGCTTTTATACTGATCATGGAAGAACATTAATAGAAAGATAAGTACAACAATGTAGGTAAATTTCACCAGTACCTGTTTTTGAGTCGTGAGAACAAATGATCAGCATGAAGAAGGTCATATGTTCTTGGATAAGTACCGAAAGACTCGCACCAATCGTGATAGACACCAAAAAAGCCACGTTCGAAAATTATGGGAAGAGTGTCTGGTGCATGGACAGGGACTACATTCATCACCCAAACGTTATGTTTAGATAGAGCTGCAGCCAATCTGTATTTTCATAGGAGAattatcaatttaattttattcatgTTTCTAACAAGATGTTTAGAAATCATGCAATGGAATACATTTACATGTTTATTGAACATGTAATGATGTACTAAGTAAACATAAGCAAAACATTACGTGTATCTGGTCCACATTTGGACCAGATACAAGtacttttttgcttatatttaagtcCAGAGTAGTATCAAAGAAAAATGCAGCTCACTTATTGATGCAACGAACTTAAAATCAAGCGGCATACCCTCCATAGATGGATTTCATATCCATAACATTCCTGATATTTGTCCAGTCAATGCCCATTCCATTGAGATATGACTTGTTAACAATCGCATTCCAATGGTTGGTGTCAGCGATCAATTTATCTTTATTGTTCATCCAGTCGGGATAAGTTTCGATCCTCTTCGGCCATTCCTCAGGCCACTCTGCCCCATGTTGTTCAATTCCAATTGGAATGGTATGCAAACAAGTCTTGATTGGAACATGCCTATTCAAAAGAATGTTGCAAAATAACCCATTAGTAAATAAATAACCTTAAGCTGATTAGAAACAAGTCCTCATATAATGTTTTAGAAGCACACCAAACTGCATCGGGATTTTCGTTTTCTTTGCAAATCGGAGGGATCTTCTTCCTTCTCAATGCATATATGTCATTTCCTTCAGGCTTTTGATATATTCTTACTCCAACTTCACCAACATCATCGCTTTTATGTGCCAGAACATTCCAACAAATAGATGCTGTCAGTGCGGTCATTGCTGCAACAGAAGAAAATATGTTACTGTTGTTTGTAtgcatttcaattttcatgtaATGATGCAAAGCATTGTTCATATCTCCCGAGTCCCGAAAGCATTGATAGAAACCACAATGTATTCAAAACTAAGACcaaccttcttcttcttcaatcctGTCATGTTTAGTTGACATAATAAAGTATCCGCCAGGTCTTAGAATCCGATTCATCTCGAGTAAAAGCTTACCTCCTGAAAAAGGAAAGTCCGATTCAAGCTATCAttgtaataataaaattgaatttgtagaagaaatttatattaataatcCAAAAATTAAAGACAGGACAGGGAAACAAACCATTGGAATGCCAAGGTATGCTACAACGCGCACAATGTATAACATCAAAAACTTGACTTGGAAAAGGAAGCCTCCTTTTACCAAAAGGGCTAACCATGGCTGGGAAGCCACGCTCGAGTGCCACCTGAGCTAAGTCGACTAGGTCATCTTTCAAGCCAAGTGACAATGTTAAAACATCCTTATCAAGGAGAGCAGCTGCAAAGCTTGAATCTGTACATCCAATGTCCAGGACAACACGAATATTTTTACCCCACTCAATGTCTGGTACCATCTATAATTTTCAGAACGAGTTTCAAGATGTTTGCAAAGATGACAGCAgtaaatattaaagaaaaagtaaaaactaTTCTGCTGAGTTCAAAGTCATAATTTTGGCTGATACAAACAAACATCAGCATTACCATCACCATCACAAACAGTTGTGGCAAAGAAACAAGCAAATCATACACAAATCAATCCTAGAAGTTGCAATGCCAATATACATTTTCATCTTGTCATGTGCAAATAAATAAGACATGGTTTTGAAATATGAAATTGTCCATTATTAACTAATGTTCTATCATGTGCAATACGACAATTATGCTTAAGAGGAACGAACAAACAAGCATCATTCTAATAGAAAGCTCACCTCTTCAATGGACTCAAGATAGTGCTGAACCCCTCCCAAAAACACAGACTGATTTTGAGGGAAAGTAAGATATTCTCCAGAATCCGCTAGCCAATGATGCTTTTTTATATATGCAGCTAGTTTCGGGTGTGCAACATTCTTATACAATATCTGCactgacaccaaatgttaccgTGAGATAACAAAGAAGCAGCAAATAAATCCAACATTTAAATCTAGTCTAGATAAATTCCTAAATGAACACTAATGGGAAATTAATATTAACACAATCTTACAATAACTACAAGCTTTTTAAACAATAGCTTCTCAAAGAAATTAGCTTTTGAATATCAGTACTTGCATAAGCTATCTCtaggccctgtttggataaatggcataattaaacacttatagcataagcatttatcatataagtgtttatctataagttatttctataagaaaatataaaataaagtcaaaccaATTTcattatggaaataagctgaaaacaacttatggagcTTGCAAATCAGTCTCACAAGTACTTAATGCcaatagataagttcaaattcaaaccGGTCCTAACTTCTCGACACTATAAGCTTACGAGGATTATTTCACAAGTAAAGAATCATAAACCTATAATCTCTTAACAATCTAAAAGCTAATCCAAACAAGACATTAAACTTGACATACTTTTCATATACCTTCAATTTGCTATCAGGCCAAGGCACTGGAGACTCATATCCTTCAAGGGGAAGAGGAACCATACACATGAAGGATGTCCTTGGACAACTCCTCTCCGTATGTCGGTAACCTGGAACCTTTCCACCGCCTACTTCAATATCAATGCAAGGAATGTAGTTATGCTTGCTTCTAGTACTACACATTTTCCATCTATAGTTAACATTTGACTCAAACAAAGGTCCTTTCACTTTTCCCTTACTAGTTTTCTTCAACTCTTCACCATTTCCATCTTCTAACATCTCAGAATCCCCATCAACAGATTCAATTGAATCATCACTCTCATGATCCAATTCCaatccttcttcttctttttctttatcttCCAATTCTTTTTcactttcatcttctttctccAATGACCCTTGAACCTGATTCACATTCTCTTTACTATCTTCCTTCTTATGCACACGTTTCTTTTCACGCGCCACTTCTTTATTATGAGGGCGCGTGGGAGAATTCAAAGATGACCCATTAACCTTATTCTCATCATTCTGATGAAATTTATGATCTTTAGATACTTCCACACGTTTTTCTGATTTGGGTGGTGGTGTTTGTTTATTCGCATTGGAAAAAGAAGAAACAGGTTCTGAAATATCTTCAAAACTTTCCCTTTGAAAAGTaacagaagaagatgaagaagaaaacacAGTCCATACAAAGATAAAACATAGACCCAAAATTGTTACAGCTGTCATCTTTACCCATAATCCAGTTGGGCCTTTAGCTTGACGAGTTATGATAGGCATAGTTAACTCAGTGAGTCACTGTTTAGAGTTTAGCTAGCTCTTTTTGAATAAGCATCTGAATCTGAAACTTGATATAAGAGAGTTGAGGTATGGTGTTATTGGAGAAATGGTTATATCAAAGTGATGgagaaatcaatgaatgaatggaTTGAGGAAATGAATGGGACAAGTTGGTGGAGTGTCGTGGTTTAGGGTAGATCGTGTTCTTGGGAGGTTTGATTTGATCCCTTTGAAGATGGATGCAGAAACCAGACAGTAAAATATGTAGTCAAGTGCTTTCAACTCTAATTAATCTCCTAGATTTATGTTCATTGAAggattttataattttcaattttttttttttgacttgtataattttcaatttaaaacacacattatttttttttttttttttactaacacacattatgattattttttctataatataCATTATAGAAATCTACATCATATaagaaaaacatattttgtttaaaagatCATATTATCTTAGCACTTCTTTACCTTCCAAGTCTTCCATTGAATTGGAAAATCTCAAGTTCTCCAAATTTTTGAATGAAACAGGGAAATAAATAGAAGAGTGTAACAATTAACAGTTTTTTGCTGCATGTCACATCTCTGCTATATTTATTTGCAGAAGAAATTATAAAACTCCTTTTtactttctctttcttcttccttttatATTCTTCCACAATCTCATttcatattaagaaaaaaagttatCTCACTGTTGAAGaacccaaaaaaagaagaaaacatttGCATGTCACATCTCTGCTTCATGTCACATCTCTGCTATATTTATTTGCAGAAGAAACCATAAAACTCATTTTtactttctctttcttcttcctttcaTATTCTTCCACAATCTCATTTCATATCAAGAAAAAAAGTTATCTCACTGTCAAAGAAcgcaaaaaaagaagaaaccatTTGCATGTCACATCTCTGCTTCATGTCACATCTCTGCTATATTTATTTGCAGAAGAAACCATAAAACTCCTTTTTACTTTCTCTTCCTTCTTCCTTTCATTTTCTTCCACAATCTCATTTCATATCAAGAAAAAAAGTTATCTCACTGTCAAAGAACCCAAAAAAAGAAGGGGTaacatcttcttctcttgtaACATCTTCTTATTCTCTTGTACCTTTATTTCGTTTTGGATTAAAATTaaccatcttcttcttcttttacaGGAAACAATGCTATCAgatctgaagaaaaaaaagttacatttgACATCCATTCATGCAAACTTTTTATCATAGTACAACATTATGTTTGTGTTTCCTGTTTATGATTAACAATCATCTTCTTAAACATTCTTTTTTGTAGTTTCATTTTGTCTGTGTTGCTTTAGATCTGCTTGACAtatttatttggttaaagaAACTGTTATTTTTCCTCTACTTTCTTTGTGTTTGCTATCAACCAATTTATCTCATattctgttttttctttttttct from Trifolium pratense cultivar HEN17-A07 linkage group LG1, ARS_RC_1.1, whole genome shotgun sequence includes these protein-coding regions:
- the LOC123886382 gene encoding probable methyltransferase PMT28, encoding MPIITRQAKGPTGLWVKMTAVTILGLCFIFVWTVFSSSSSSVTFQRESFEDISEPVSSFSNANKQTPPPKSEKRVEVSKDHKFHQNDENKVNGSSLNSPTRPHNKEVAREKKRVHKKEDSKENVNQVQGSLEKEDESEKELEDKEKEEEGLELDHESDDSIESVDGDSEMLEDGNGEELKKTSKGKVKGPLFESNVNYRWKMCSTRSKHNYIPCIDIEVGGGKVPGYRHTERSCPRTSFMCMVPLPLEGYESPVPWPDSKLKILYKNVAHPKLAAYIKKHHWLADSGEYLTFPQNQSVFLGGVQHYLESIEEMVPDIEWGKNIRVVLDIGCTDSSFAAALLDKDVLTLSLGLKDDLVDLAQVALERGFPAMVSPFGKRRLPFPSQVFDVIHCARCSIPWHSNGGKLLLEMNRILRPGGYFIMSTKHDRIEEEEAMTALTASICWNVLAHKSDDVGEVGVRIYQKPEGNDIYALRRKKIPPICKENENPDAVWHVPIKTCLHTIPIGIEQHGAEWPEEWPKRIETYPDWMNNKDKLIADTNHWNAIVNKSYLNGMGIDWTNIRNVMDMKSIYGGLAAALSKHNVWVMNVVPVHAPDTLPIIFERGFFGVYHDWCESFGTYPRTYDLLHADHLFSRLKNRCKQPVSIVVEMDRILRPGGLTIIRDKVEILNPLEEIFRSLHWEIRMTFYQEKEGIICAQKTTWRP